One part of the Pirellulaceae bacterium genome encodes these proteins:
- a CDS encoding FG-GAP repeat protein, with translation MAEPTDAPPTTDSGESYIIFGKSSGFAPVIPASSLDGTNGFRIDGRIAKDFSGNSVSHAGDVNGDGFDDLIIGAWGADQPPPAFPDAPPRLNAGKSYVVFGGNFTPDVGTQVGNSANKILFASRGAAVDRLIGGLGNDQLYSDAGSDVLIGGQGDDALVIRDADFSGRRHIDGGNGFDTLVVLGAGHVLNLPAIADSRIVDIEAINLDGDGNNSLILNYREVLNLSSTSNVLYVLRNAGDDVDIGTGWTQVSDHNEAGLVFSAYVQGAAILRVQKVAATASVVGRYVYYAGSSFAASGVQSALDTVKVLAQAGTTSQVLGANNLINSSRGINGLGFDIAGLPSNLKVTDFQFQMSPQGVCSEAANPVSSWATAPTPTSISVVPGATARVVIS, from the coding sequence ATGGCCGAGCCTACCGATGCTCCTCCTACTACTGATTCCGGAGAGAGCTACATAATTTTCGGCAAGTCAAGTGGCTTTGCGCCGGTAATCCCAGCAAGCAGTTTGGATGGCACGAACGGCTTCCGTATCGATGGACGGATTGCTAAAGACTTCTCAGGCAATTCGGTGTCCCATGCTGGGGATGTCAATGGCGATGGTTTTGACGATTTAATTATTGGAGCGTGGGGTGCGGATCAACCACCCCCGGCCTTCCCTGACGCGCCGCCGCGCTTAAATGCTGGCAAGAGCTATGTTGTGTTCGGAGGAAACTTTACGCCGGATGTCGGCACGCAGGTAGGCAACAGTGCGAATAAGATATTGTTTGCCAGCAGAGGAGCCGCAGTCGACCGGTTGATCGGTGGGCTAGGAAACGATCAACTCTATAGCGATGCCGGAAGCGATGTACTTATAGGCGGACAAGGCGATGACGCCCTGGTGATACGGGATGCCGATTTTTCTGGTCGCAGACACATTGACGGCGGGAACGGATTCGACACGCTGGTTGTGCTTGGCGCCGGGCACGTTCTGAATTTGCCGGCAATCGCTGACAGTCGTATCGTCGATATTGAGGCGATTAATCTGGACGGCGACGGTAACAATTCGCTGATTCTCAACTATAGGGAAGTGTTGAACCTGTCCAGTACCAGCAACGTGCTGTATGTCCTCAGAAACGCTGGAGATGATGTCGATATTGGCACGGGCTGGACCCAGGTCAGCGATCACAATGAAGCCGGCCTTGTTTTCAGTGCCTATGTGCAAGGTGCCGCCATACTCCGGGTGCAGAAAGTTGCTGCAACAGCCTCCGTTGTTGGAAGATATGTCTACTACGCCGGCTCATCGTTTGCTGCAAGTGGAGTTCAATCCGCCCTCGATACTGTCAAAGTGCTGGCCCAAGCAGGAACGACCTCTCAGGTACTTGGTGCCAACAATCTGATCAACAGCTCTCGTGGCATCAATGGATTGGGGTTTGACATTGCAGGCCTGCCTAGCAATCTGAAGGTCACAGACTTTCAGTTCCAAATGAGCCCACAAGGTGTATGTAGCGAAGCTGCGAATCCTGTGTCCAGTTGGGCAACTGCGCCAACACCAACCTCAATATCGGTGGTGCCTGGTGCAACGGCTCGCGTGGTCATCAGCTAG
- a CDS encoding 3'-5' exonuclease gives MSAEARMTKSDQEVKYLLFDVESVADGDLIARTRYPGSGLSPAASVRRFRQELVLSSGRDFIPYTYQFPVAIVIAKLREDLSLVEIVSLDQPQHRPHVMTRHFWTGWEKYNHPTWVTFNGRTFDIPLMEHAAFRYGVPIPQWFNIGAKAYDQNRNRYNMKSHLDIQEILTNYGSTWYRGGLNLAAAMLGKPGKMDVQGDMVYDYYCQGRIAEINEYCRCDVLDTYFVLLRTWVLTGRLSLQQEHEHVAAVRQLLESQADEHPAYQQYLSQWGEWENPWDNPVTTS, from the coding sequence ATGTCTGCAGAGGCGAGAATGACGAAGTCCGACCAGGAAGTTAAGTATTTACTGTTTGACGTGGAAAGCGTTGCCGACGGCGATCTGATCGCGCGGACTCGTTACCCCGGCAGCGGCTTATCACCTGCAGCCTCAGTTCGTCGCTTTCGCCAGGAGCTAGTGCTCAGTTCCGGTCGCGATTTTATTCCTTACACCTATCAATTTCCAGTCGCAATTGTCATTGCTAAGCTTCGAGAAGATTTGTCGTTGGTTGAAATCGTATCGCTGGATCAACCACAACATCGCCCACACGTAATGACGCGACATTTCTGGACCGGGTGGGAAAAGTACAACCACCCCACCTGGGTCACCTTCAATGGTCGCACCTTTGACATTCCACTGATGGAACACGCGGCCTTCCGCTATGGAGTACCCATTCCTCAATGGTTCAATATCGGAGCCAAGGCTTACGATCAAAACCGCAATCGGTACAACATGAAATCGCACTTGGATATCCAGGAGATTCTGACCAACTACGGTTCTACTTGGTATCGCGGTGGACTGAACTTGGCCGCAGCGATGCTGGGCAAGCCTGGAAAAATGGATGTCCAAGGCGACATGGTCTACGATTACTATTGCCAAGGTCGAATCGCCGAGATCAACGAGTACTGTCGTTGCGACGTGCTAGACACCTATTTCGTGCTGCTGCGCACCTGGGTCTTAACGGGGCGGTTGTCTTTGCAGCAGGAACACGAGCACGTTGCGGCGGTCAGACAGTTGTTAGAATCACAAGCCGACGAGCACCCCGCCTATCAGCAATACTTGAGCCAATGGGGCGAGTGGGAAAATCCATGGGACAATCCGGTCACCACCTCGTAG
- the acnA gene encoding aconitate hydratase AcnA, with translation MPQKTLKLDPFQVRDTFQGPDGPMGFYSLKKLQAQGFSGIDSLPYSIRILLEAVLRHCDGYVVSQDDVRNLAGWQATRPAEVEIPFMPARVVLQDFTGVPCVVDLAAMRDGMKTLGGDPRRINPLIPVDLVIDHSVQVDVFGSADALSRNVDIEFERNQERYEFLRWGQQAFDNFRVVPPNTGIVHQVNLEYLAQCVFVRQDHAGPVALPDTLVGTDSHTTMINGLGVLGWGVGGIEAEAGMLGQPLYMLMPEVVGFEITGNLPPGVTATDLVLRVTEILRSEKVVGKFVEFFGPGVAKMSLADRATIANMAPEYGATMGYFPIDAETLRFLARTGRSSQQVALVESYMRAQGLFAEPTSPACQYTKVLTLNLSDVEPALAGPKRPQDRVVLKSMQSNFRSALVAPVAQRGFGLETPALSAQATVKDSGAKIGHGSVVIAAITSCTNTSNPSVMIGAGLLAQKAVARGLKVKPYVKTSLAPGSRVVTDYLDRAGLTQSLDQLGFQTVGYGCTTCIGNSGPLPEPVADAITEGDLVAAAVLSGNRNFEGRVNPHCKANYLASPPLVVAYALAGTVDIDLVTEPLGQDSQGKPVYLKEIWPTAEEIQAVESRCVVPELFEKQYSGAFTSNEKWNAIQITEGSLYNWQPGSTYIQRPPFLEGIGTQAKAPKPIRGARCLAVLGDSVTTDHISPAGSITKTSPAGQFLIQHGVDPRDFNSYGSRRGNDRVMVRGTFANIRIRNQMAPGTEGGVTVHVPSGESLAIYDAAMKYRQAGTDLVILAGSEYGTGSSRDWAAKGTMLLGVRAVIAMSFERIHRSNLVGMGILPLQFLEGQSWQSLGLTGFESYDVVADNLQPRCQATVRATAADGSVKEFPVLVRIDTPVELDYYDNGGILPTVLRKLAQS, from the coding sequence ATGCCACAAAAAACACTCAAGCTAGACCCGTTCCAAGTTCGCGACACTTTCCAAGGTCCCGATGGCCCGATGGGCTTCTATAGCCTGAAGAAACTGCAAGCTCAAGGCTTTAGCGGTATCGATTCCCTGCCCTACTCGATTCGTATTTTGTTGGAGGCGGTATTGCGCCATTGCGATGGCTACGTGGTCAGCCAGGACGATGTGCGCAACCTGGCTGGGTGGCAGGCCACACGACCGGCAGAAGTTGAAATTCCGTTTATGCCAGCGCGGGTGGTGCTGCAAGACTTTACCGGAGTCCCCTGCGTGGTGGACTTGGCTGCCATGCGCGATGGCATGAAAACGCTGGGTGGCGATCCGCGACGCATTAATCCGTTGATACCAGTGGATCTAGTTATTGACCACTCAGTGCAAGTCGACGTCTTCGGCTCGGCAGACGCCCTGTCCCGAAACGTAGACATTGAATTTGAGCGCAATCAGGAACGATATGAATTTCTGCGTTGGGGACAGCAAGCCTTCGACAACTTCCGTGTGGTGCCACCCAACACCGGTATCGTGCACCAAGTCAACTTGGAGTACTTGGCGCAATGCGTATTTGTTCGCCAAGATCACGCCGGTCCGGTGGCACTACCCGATACGCTGGTCGGTACCGATTCACATACCACAATGATCAATGGCCTGGGAGTCCTCGGCTGGGGTGTGGGCGGCATCGAAGCGGAAGCGGGTATGCTGGGTCAACCACTGTATATGCTGATGCCCGAAGTGGTTGGTTTTGAAATCACCGGCAACTTGCCACCAGGTGTCACCGCTACCGATTTGGTGCTGCGCGTGACGGAGATTTTGCGATCCGAAAAGGTTGTCGGCAAGTTCGTCGAATTCTTCGGTCCAGGCGTAGCCAAGATGTCACTGGCCGATCGCGCCACGATCGCCAACATGGCACCCGAGTATGGTGCGACTATGGGCTACTTCCCCATCGACGCAGAAACGCTGCGTTTTCTGGCACGTACTGGACGTTCATCGCAGCAAGTTGCGTTGGTGGAAAGCTACATGCGGGCTCAAGGCTTGTTTGCTGAACCAACATCGCCGGCTTGCCAGTACACGAAAGTTTTGACGTTGAATCTAAGCGACGTCGAACCGGCACTGGCTGGCCCGAAACGTCCACAAGATCGCGTTGTGCTGAAGTCGATGCAATCCAATTTCCGTTCGGCTCTGGTTGCTCCAGTTGCACAGCGCGGCTTTGGACTCGAAACACCAGCCCTGTCCGCGCAGGCGACGGTCAAAGACAGCGGTGCAAAGATCGGCCATGGATCGGTGGTGATTGCCGCTATAACCAGTTGCACCAACACTTCGAATCCATCGGTAATGATCGGCGCTGGATTGCTGGCCCAGAAAGCGGTGGCGCGCGGATTAAAAGTCAAACCGTACGTCAAAACATCGTTGGCACCCGGATCGCGCGTGGTGACAGATTATTTAGATCGCGCTGGCTTGACGCAGTCGCTGGATCAATTGGGATTTCAAACGGTCGGCTATGGTTGCACCACCTGCATTGGCAACAGCGGCCCACTGCCAGAACCGGTAGCTGACGCGATTACCGAAGGTGACTTGGTAGCCGCTGCCGTGCTCAGCGGCAATCGCAACTTCGAGGGACGAGTCAATCCACACTGCAAAGCGAACTACTTGGCCAGCCCCCCGCTGGTTGTAGCTTACGCCCTGGCCGGTACCGTGGATATTGACTTGGTGACCGAGCCATTAGGACAAGATTCGCAAGGCAAGCCCGTCTACCTGAAAGAAATCTGGCCTACGGCAGAAGAAATTCAGGCGGTCGAAAGTCGGTGTGTTGTCCCCGAACTTTTTGAGAAGCAGTATTCAGGTGCCTTCACATCCAACGAAAAGTGGAATGCCATTCAGATTACCGAAGGCAGTTTGTACAACTGGCAGCCTGGCAGCACCTACATTCAGCGACCGCCGTTCTTGGAGGGCATCGGCACGCAGGCCAAAGCGCCAAAACCAATTCGCGGAGCGCGATGTCTGGCGGTGCTGGGCGATTCCGTGACCACCGATCACATCTCACCAGCGGGTTCCATCACGAAAACCAGTCCGGCCGGTCAATTTTTGATTCAGCACGGCGTCGACCCTCGAGATTTCAACAGCTATGGCTCGCGGCGTGGCAATGACCGCGTGATGGTTCGTGGCACGTTTGCCAACATTCGTATTCGCAATCAAATGGCTCCTGGCACCGAGGGCGGTGTGACCGTGCATGTTCCCAGTGGCGAGTCCTTGGCGATCTATGATGCAGCCATGAAGTATCGTCAGGCAGGAACCGATCTGGTGATCTTGGCTGGTAGCGAGTACGGTACGGGCAGCAGTCGCGACTGGGCTGCCAAGGGAACCATGTTGCTGGGTGTTCGTGCAGTCATTGCCATGAGTTTTGAACGAATTCACCGCAGCAACTTGGTCGGCATGGGCATTCTGCCGTTGCAATTCCTGGAAGGTCAATCGTGGCAATCGCTGGGGCTAACTGGTTTTGAGAGCTACGATGTGGTCGCCGACAATCTGCAACCGCGCTGCCAAGCCACCGTACGCGCCACCGCAGCAGACGGCTCGGTGAAAGAGTTTCCAGTACTGGTGCGCATCGACACGCCGGTCGAATTGGACTACTACGACAACGGAGGCATTCTGCCAACCGTGCTCCGAAAGCTGGCTCAAAGCTGA
- a CDS encoding PhoPQ-activated pathogenicity-related family protein, protein MKIRWRLNDLIKHLAMAGLVLALPTLAIAQQATALTDLDRYVHKPDPSFRWKVASKTSEDGVNQVVLDVVSQNWLTSEEVNRTEWQHWIVMNYPDQVKSNVGFMMIGGGNNTNKAPTSSDGRVSALAKATGSVVFELKNIPNQPLVFHNDGQSRVEDDLIGYTWDQFIKGGRSEWTARNAMVKGAVRAMDAVSEFMASEEGGRQKVDQFVVSGGSKRGWTTWLTGAVDSRVVGIAPIVIDVVNADKSMRHHFAAYGFWAPAVGNYVQHNVMQRMGHPRLKELYDMEDPFSYRERLTMPKFVINAAGDQFFLPDSSQFYWDELKGPKAVRYIPNADHGLGGTDVGESLLAFHWLIVNQRPLPDFQWNLTKAGIRVQANDRPVALKIWQATNPEARDFRMETLGKKFTSQSLELDTNGAGLAVVPTPEKGWTAYFVEATYDVGAPTPLKLTSGVQVIPDLLPFADKDPALPPTVTVVAEASEKISAEGIQAAIESMKAAGQLPNPENVKVLVKGSRCYINWTGNPHKLPTELGRLALILRGQGCNTMNFQVESGDLITLPPVE, encoded by the coding sequence ATGAAGATTCGATGGCGATTGAATGACCTGATCAAACATTTGGCCATGGCTGGCTTGGTACTGGCATTGCCAACCCTGGCCATTGCCCAACAGGCAACTGCGCTCACCGACTTGGATCGTTATGTTCACAAACCCGACCCCAGTTTTCGCTGGAAAGTGGCGTCCAAGACCTCCGAGGATGGAGTCAACCAAGTGGTACTGGATGTGGTTTCGCAAAACTGGCTGACGTCGGAAGAAGTCAATCGCACCGAGTGGCAGCACTGGATCGTGATGAACTATCCGGACCAAGTCAAATCGAATGTCGGATTCATGATGATTGGTGGCGGCAACAACACCAACAAAGCTCCCACCTCCAGCGATGGCCGCGTTTCCGCGTTGGCCAAGGCCACTGGTTCGGTGGTGTTCGAGCTAAAGAATATTCCCAACCAGCCGTTGGTATTCCACAACGATGGTCAGTCTCGTGTCGAGGACGACTTGATCGGTTACACCTGGGATCAATTCATCAAAGGCGGGCGATCAGAATGGACCGCCCGTAATGCGATGGTCAAAGGTGCTGTTCGCGCCATGGATGCCGTTTCTGAGTTTATGGCGTCAGAAGAAGGCGGTCGGCAAAAAGTTGATCAGTTCGTGGTGTCTGGCGGTTCAAAGCGTGGGTGGACAACTTGGCTGACCGGAGCCGTCGATTCGCGTGTAGTAGGCATTGCGCCCATCGTGATTGACGTGGTCAACGCGGACAAGTCGATGAGACATCACTTTGCGGCCTATGGATTTTGGGCACCCGCCGTTGGCAATTACGTTCAGCACAACGTCATGCAGCGAATGGGGCATCCACGGCTCAAGGAACTATATGACATGGAAGACCCCTTCAGTTACCGCGAAAGATTGACGATGCCCAAGTTTGTCATCAATGCGGCTGGCGATCAATTCTTCCTGCCGGACTCCTCTCAATTCTATTGGGACGAGCTGAAAGGACCGAAGGCGGTGCGGTACATTCCCAATGCCGATCACGGACTGGGTGGTACCGACGTCGGCGAATCGCTGCTGGCCTTCCATTGGCTGATCGTCAATCAGCGCCCGCTGCCCGACTTTCAGTGGAATCTAACCAAGGCGGGGATTCGCGTGCAGGCCAATGACCGTCCCGTCGCCTTGAAAATTTGGCAGGCCACCAATCCTGAGGCCCGCGACTTCCGCATGGAAACTCTAGGCAAAAAGTTTACCAGCCAGAGCCTGGAGCTGGACACCAATGGCGCTGGACTGGCCGTCGTACCAACCCCAGAAAAGGGCTGGACCGCTTACTTTGTCGAGGCTACCTACGATGTCGGAGCACCGACGCCACTGAAGCTAACTTCGGGAGTTCAGGTGATTCCAGACCTACTACCGTTTGCCGACAAAGACCCGGCTTTGCCTCCGACCGTAACGGTTGTGGCTGAGGCCTCCGAGAAGATTTCTGCGGAAGGCATTCAGGCTGCGATCGAGTCCATGAAAGCGGCTGGCCAACTCCCCAATCCGGAAAATGTCAAAGTTCTCGTCAAAGGTAGTCGCTGTTACATCAATTGGACTGGCAATCCTCACAAATTGCCGACCGAACTCGGCAGATTAGCGCTTATCCTACGTGGACAGGGCTGCAACACCATGAATTTCCAGGTCGAATCTGGCGATCTGATTACGCTGCCGCCTGTGGAATAG
- a CDS encoding CHAT domain-containing protein: MQLHKANKFGEQKWWWRCALSAVVCLTMTPVANLLGQSTVELPRPAYYAARDLLRAGNIADATHGFRTVLENAQRTSTGGWVDSIPPLVMLGECLYLQGNLTQALRQFDLALQTTLQYPGWLERFNLGEVAQTGSLGNSSRGINWFQLSRPSVSVNIPGSVQLHIDATRALVDAQGNVIAPVLLMSRLDVGEVLRCLGHALYRRWQILGPLAAQASLTTSTVEYFSYQLRSAPPWAHTSWVMLRGLAQLSRDPAQAVRLIRQSSWIEDRFDYFFTPLGQLILGRQAAMQGQYQAALVHLQDASLFSALHEQHETLAEIMQWLGNTACANQRIDLLDALRSAGNWCSKRSVYSQAACVVSAMELSLIAGNTSLAKKLASRELLLQLREQPLPRIHSRLAYVDAIAAFADGQPAIGWNRLSQALSLMRGKAATGPIPERVFQQQQTLDLLSEGQLTQKDGDQILSELLSEPQRVLWQLQPVETLAALTTSSAPAYARWLKLADSSDAESVAVRMDHCQRRHLYEALPLAGRVLAWRQALSQPVDELPAEVRPIVQDAIGRQPVVRELFEQLSLAVQQLRQAPIPLDDSKIKPDARQTFERVANLSEQFEAQLTILAASRQPLRRFAPAEFHRGLIQQELTPGDVLTGWVVAGEQMYGLAINQQQMHVWQVTDGAAVQKRLMALYLSIGLHRKVGDKLPADAALPSAQWRTLANELFTQLFSPDSRTMIGSAQRLIVAPHGWTWYVPVELLCDAQRVPLQMQTSVCYIPTLGSVKLALGSRPQPTDSLLMAGNLFSLDKSVSEREAKILADASRGTTLIFLNQKNATVPALWQRVRFDELLLVDGVSSDSDGWQLRALPLDNRPAGQLQDWLHSSAAGNHLLWLPGNDSSVRNGQLGNGDDLFLPACAMLLSGSQGVLSRWSSGGTSGARYLQRARLELARSQPLSIALRRASLALWSEQFAMAEQPIFKPLSSDSGTLASGEHPLLWGGYMAIGDNRP; the protein is encoded by the coding sequence ATGCAGTTACACAAGGCGAATAAGTTCGGCGAGCAGAAATGGTGGTGGCGCTGTGCGCTGTCGGCCGTGGTGTGCTTGACGATGACGCCGGTGGCCAACCTACTTGGGCAGTCGACCGTCGAACTTCCTCGGCCAGCCTACTATGCAGCCCGCGATCTGCTGCGCGCCGGAAACATTGCCGACGCAACCCACGGGTTTAGGACGGTCTTGGAGAACGCTCAACGAACATCAACCGGCGGTTGGGTCGACAGCATCCCACCACTGGTCATGCTGGGCGAGTGCCTGTATCTGCAGGGTAATCTGACTCAAGCGCTCAGGCAATTCGACCTGGCACTGCAGACAACTTTGCAATACCCCGGTTGGCTGGAGCGATTTAATCTGGGCGAAGTGGCACAGACAGGTTCGCTCGGAAACTCCTCGCGCGGGATTAATTGGTTCCAGCTTTCACGCCCATCGGTTTCGGTGAATATTCCTGGCAGCGTCCAGTTGCATATCGATGCGACCCGTGCGCTGGTTGATGCGCAAGGCAACGTCATCGCGCCGGTACTGCTGATGTCGCGTCTGGATGTCGGCGAGGTTCTACGCTGTCTAGGGCATGCGCTCTACCGGCGCTGGCAAATCTTAGGACCGTTGGCCGCGCAGGCGTCGTTGACGACATCTACCGTGGAGTATTTTTCGTATCAACTGCGTAGTGCACCTCCCTGGGCACACACATCCTGGGTGATGCTGCGCGGATTGGCCCAGTTGTCACGCGATCCAGCGCAAGCTGTGAGGCTAATTCGGCAATCGAGCTGGATCGAGGATCGCTTCGATTATTTCTTCACGCCATTGGGGCAGTTGATCCTTGGGCGCCAGGCGGCTATGCAAGGACAATATCAGGCCGCGCTCGTTCACTTACAAGACGCTAGCCTGTTTTCGGCACTGCACGAGCAGCATGAAACGCTGGCTGAGATCATGCAGTGGCTAGGTAATACGGCCTGTGCCAATCAACGCATCGATTTGCTGGACGCTCTGCGATCGGCTGGCAACTGGTGTAGCAAGCGAAGTGTCTACAGTCAGGCGGCTTGTGTTGTATCAGCCATGGAGTTGAGTTTGATCGCAGGCAATACGTCTCTGGCCAAGAAGCTGGCGTCCCGCGAGTTGTTGCTGCAGCTCCGCGAGCAACCGCTGCCAAGAATTCATAGTCGTCTGGCCTATGTGGATGCCATCGCAGCGTTTGCCGACGGACAACCGGCGATTGGCTGGAACCGCTTGTCTCAGGCGCTGAGCCTCATGCGTGGCAAGGCAGCCACCGGTCCCATTCCAGAGCGAGTTTTCCAGCAGCAGCAGACTTTGGATTTATTGAGTGAAGGGCAGTTGACTCAGAAAGATGGCGACCAGATTCTGTCGGAGTTGCTGTCTGAACCGCAACGCGTGCTGTGGCAGCTCCAGCCCGTGGAGACTTTAGCTGCACTGACTACATCGTCCGCGCCAGCCTATGCTCGCTGGCTTAAGCTGGCCGATTCAAGCGATGCCGAAAGCGTGGCGGTGCGTATGGATCATTGCCAGCGCCGGCACTTGTACGAAGCATTGCCGCTGGCTGGGCGAGTCCTAGCCTGGAGGCAGGCACTGTCGCAACCTGTGGACGAACTGCCTGCTGAGGTCCGTCCCATCGTTCAAGACGCAATTGGTCGTCAGCCTGTTGTGCGCGAGCTGTTCGAACAGTTGTCCTTGGCAGTCCAACAATTGCGGCAAGCTCCAATCCCGCTGGATGACTCGAAGATTAAGCCCGATGCTCGACAAACATTCGAGCGCGTAGCCAATCTCTCCGAGCAGTTCGAGGCTCAACTGACGATCCTTGCCGCCAGCCGCCAGCCGCTGCGTAGATTCGCACCGGCCGAGTTCCATCGCGGACTCATTCAGCAGGAGCTAACGCCAGGAGACGTGTTGACCGGGTGGGTGGTTGCTGGAGAGCAGATGTATGGCCTGGCCATCAATCAACAGCAGATGCATGTCTGGCAAGTGACTGATGGCGCTGCGGTACAAAAGCGATTAATGGCACTGTATCTTTCGATTGGTTTGCATCGCAAAGTGGGCGACAAACTGCCAGCAGATGCGGCTCTACCCAGCGCACAATGGCGTACTCTGGCCAACGAGCTGTTCACGCAACTGTTCTCGCCCGACAGCCGGACAATGATTGGGTCCGCTCAGCGACTGATCGTTGCCCCACACGGCTGGACATGGTATGTACCGGTGGAGTTGTTGTGTGATGCTCAACGAGTACCGCTGCAGATGCAAACTTCGGTGTGCTATATCCCGACGCTGGGCAGCGTGAAATTAGCGCTCGGCTCTCGACCGCAACCAACCGACAGTTTGTTGATGGCCGGCAATCTATTCTCGCTCGATAAGTCTGTCAGCGAACGCGAAGCCAAAATTCTTGCAGACGCTTCGCGAGGAACAACTTTAATTTTCTTGAATCAAAAGAACGCCACAGTCCCAGCCCTGTGGCAGCGAGTGCGATTCGATGAATTACTATTGGTGGATGGGGTTAGCAGTGACAGTGATGGATGGCAGTTGCGAGCTTTACCACTGGATAATCGTCCCGCCGGACAATTGCAGGATTGGCTTCATAGTTCTGCAGCCGGAAACCATTTGTTGTGGCTGCCCGGCAACGATAGCTCAGTGCGTAACGGTCAGCTTGGGAATGGTGACGACTTGTTTCTGCCGGCCTGTGCGATGCTATTGAGTGGCAGTCAAGGCGTCTTGTCGCGTTGGTCGTCCGGTGGTACCAGCGGCGCCCGCTACTTGCAGCGCGCCCGGCTGGAACTTGCTCGATCACAGCCACTATCAATCGCGCTGCGCCGTGCCAGCTTGGCATTGTGGAGCGAACAGTTTGCAATGGCCGAACAGCCTATCTTCAAGCCTTTGAGTAGCGATAGTGGAACACTGGCCAGTGGTGAGCATCCGCTGTTATGGGGTGGTTACATGGCGATTGGTGACAATCGTCCGTAG